GCAGCTCGAGGGATCCACCGAGATGCTGGAGACCGGCATCAAGGTCATCGACCTGCTGACCCCCTACATCAAGGGCGGAAAGATCGGCCTCTTCGGGGGCGCCGGCGTGGGCAAGACCGTGCTCATCCAGGAGATGATCACCCGTGTGGCCCGCAACTTCGGCGGCACCTCCGTGTTCGCCGGCGTCGGCGAGCGTACCCGTGAGGGCAACGACCTCTGGGTGGAGATGGAGGAGGCAGGCGTCCTCAAGGACACCGCGCTGGTGTTCGGCCAGATGGATGAGCCCCCAGGAACCCGTCTCCGGGTGGCCCTCTCGGCCCTGACCATGGCGGAGTACTTCCGTGACGAGCAGGAGCAGGACGTGCTGCTCTTCATCGACAACATCTTCCGCTTCTCCCAGGCGGGCTCCGAGGTGTCCACCCTGCTGGGGCGCATGCCCTCCGCAGTGGGCTACCAGCCCAACCTCGCCGATGAGATGGGCGTCCTTCAGGAGCGCATCACCTCCACGCGCGGCCGCTCCATCACCTCGATGCAGGCCGTCTATGTGCCCGCCGACGACTACACCGACCCCGCGCCGGCGAACGTCTTCGCACACCTGGACGCGACGACCGAGCTGAACCGTGCGATCGCCTCCCGCGGCCTGTATCCCGCCGTGGACCCGCTGACCTCCACCAGCCGCATTCTGGACCCCCAGTACATCGGCCAGGAGCACTACGACTGCGCCACCCGCGTGAAGCAGATCCTGCAGAAGAACAAGGAGCTGCAGGACATCATCGCCATCCTCGGCGTCGATGAGCTCTCCGAGGAGGACAAGATCCTCGTGTCCCGCGCACGCCGGATCGAGCAGTTCCTCTCGCAGAACACCTACACGGCTGTGCAGTTCACCGGCGTTGAGGGCTCCACCGTGCCGATCAAGGACACCATCGAAGGCTTCAACGCCATCGCCGACGGTGACCTCGACCACATCCCCGAGCAGGCCTTCTACAACATCGGCGGCCTCGACGACGTCGAGCGCAAGTACGCCGAGATGCAGAAGGAGTCCTGATCGGCCATGGCTGAGCTCGACGTCCAGATCGTGGCCAGCGACCACGCCGTGTGGCAGGGGAAGGCCAACGAGATCACCGCACGCACCGTCGAAGGTGCGGTGGGAATCCTCCCCGGGCACACCCCGATGCTTGCGCTGCTCGGCGAGGGCGAAGTGGTCATCAAGTCGGTCGAATCGGGCACGGTGAAGGCCCACGCCAGCGGCGGCTTCTTCTCCGTGGATGATGACGACAAAGTCACCATCGTCGCCGACGACGCAGACCTCACCACCGAAGCCTGAGCACCAGCCTCACTTTTCGCTCGCTCACCCGAAGGGCCCCGGTCAGCCACCTGCTGCCGGGGCCCTTCGGTCTCTCCGATAGGATCTCTGCCCGTGCGTCTCGTCATTGCCACCTGCTCCGTCACCTACGCCGGTCGTCTCAATGCGCACCTGCCGCTGGCCACACGCCTGCTGATGATCAAGGCCGACGGCGCAGTCCTGGTCCACTCCGACGGCGGCTCCTACAAGCCCTTGAACTGGATGTCGCCGCCGGCCGCCCTTCGGATCAGCGAGCCCGCCGGCGACGAGGCCGACGCCGGTATCGCCGAAGTGTGGACAGTCAGCGCAGAGAAGTCCGATGACACGCTCAGCATCCTCATCCAAGAGATCCACCACGACTCCTCCCACGAGCTGGGAACCGACCCTGGCCTCGTCAAGGACGGTGTGGAGGCAGACCTCCAACGGCTTCTGGCAGCGCAGATGACCCGCCTCGGCAACGGGTACAGCCTGATCCGCCGCGAGCACGTCACACCTATCGGCCCTGTCGACATCCTCGCCAAGGGACCGGACGGAACCGTGGCTGTCGAGCTGAAGCGGCGCGGCGACATCGATGGTGTCGAGCAGCTCACCCGCTACCTGGACCTGCTCAACCGGGACCCCCTGCTCGCCCCCGTGACGGGAGTGCTGGCAGCCCAGCAGATCAAGCCGCAGGCGCGCACGCTCGCCGAGGACCGGGGAATCCGGTGCGTCGTACTGGACTACGAGGACATGAAGGGCGAACAGGCTGGGGAGCCCCGGCTGTTCTGAGCCGCTCCGGCGGCGCCTGACAGGCCCAGGGCCGCCTTGCGGCCGGCGAGCAGGGCCAGGGGCCACTCCCGAGGCCATGGGAAAATGATCGGTATGGGCAAGCGCAGGAGCAGCAAGTGGCAGCGGGAGCACCGTCCCCTGTCCGCCGGGTTCCTCGCCCCCGGCGGCATCTCCTCAGGCCGCGTCTCCCGCCGAGACGGTGACTATCACGTCCGCTACATTCCCGGGACCGAGGCGTCGAAGCCCTACACATGCCCCGGCTGCCGGTTAAGCATTCCACCAGGAACACCGCATATCGTCGCCTGGCGAGCCGACTCCATCCTGGGCGACCAGTTCGCCGCGGAAGAGCGCAGGCACTGGCACAGCCAATGCTGGCGGATCGGCTGACACGCCCAGCGCCCGATTGTAACCATTTCGTTATATTCGGTACTCTTAGGCGCTGAACATCTCCCGCCTCCCACCTCAAGGACACCTGAAAGTGCGTTTTCTCTCCGCTGTCGCAGCGTTCCTGGCCGGCCTCGTGCTGCTGGCCATGGGCGTCAACGAGCTCACCGGCTTCACCGCCGAGGAGTCCCACACCGTCTACCCCGAAGGTGTGGAGGACGCCCCCTTCACCGTCGTCACCGACGAGCTGATCGACGAGGAGGAAGGCCGCGAAGAGTTCACCATCGAGGCGGAGGGTGAGTACACCCTGGCGCTCGGCCGCACCTACGACATCGACGCCTGGCTCGACGGAGTCGCCCACAACCGCATCCTGGGCGTCGCCCAGTCCGAGGACCCCGAGGCGGACTCCCACGTGGAGGCCGAATACGTCGACGGTGAGGAGACCATTGAGAACCCGGCCGACTCTGACCTCTGGGTCGCAGTCCAGGAGGAGGAGGGCGAGCTCCTGTACCGGTGGAGCACGCCCGATGACTCCGGCGACTGGGCGCTGCTGATCTTCCGCGACGGCGAGGAGGCCGCCCCCGCCACGGTGACCACCACCGAGACTGAGTTCTTCTCCCGCGGCCAGGCCATCTGGCTCACCGTCGGCGGCGGGCTGATGCTCCTCGTCTCCGTGGCTCTCTTCTACTGGGCACTGGGATCCCGCCGCCGCAGGAAGGACGACCAGATGGACAGCTACGAGATCGACCACGCCCCCGATGGAGAGCAGCAGGAGGGTTCCGGCTCCGGCCGGGGCGGCGCTGCCACAACCCTCGCAGCGGCCTTGGCGCTGGCCCTGGGCCTGAACGCCCTGCCCGCCTCCCAGCCCGCGGCATCCGCCGATGAGGAGGAGAACGCCGACGGGACCGCCGAGCCTGACGAGGACCAGCCTGAGGACGACGAGGCAGCGGGCGAGGACGATGCCTCTGAGGAGGACGCCGAGGACGTCGCCGAGGACGAGGACGCCGAAGCTGAAGTGGAGGGGGAGATGCCTTCGGAGGGCTACTCCGTTCTGCTGCAGTCCCAGCTCGACGGCATCCTTGAGGACCTCGCCGCTGTGGTCGAGGAGGCCGACGAGGAAGGTGACGCTGAGCTTCTTGAGCCGCGCGTGGGCGACCACGCCCTGGAGATGCGAGAGCTCGCGTACCGCAACAACGAGATTGCTGACACGGACATGCCGCAGCCGATCGGCACCGAGGTGGTCTCCGCAGCGGTCACCAGCGACCAGGAGTTCCCCCGCCAGGCCGTGGTGATGACCGAGCACCCCGACCAGGAGCTGCCCCAGATCCTCGTCCTCGAGCAGGACGACGTGCGGGACAACTACCGCCTCATCCACCGCACCACCATGGCGCCGGGCACAGAGTTCTCCGCGATCTCTCCGGAGGAGGGCGGCATCAGCTCTGTCTCCCTGGAGGGCGAGGGCTTCCTGTCCGGCCTGGCCGAGTACTTCTCAGACGCTGAGCACGACTACGGGCAGAACGTTGATGAGAGCATCTACATCGAGGACGTGCACGAGTACTACGAAGAGATCAACGACGGTGCTGAAGCCGTTGACATCGACTTCTCCCTCGAGGACGTCTCCCAGGAGATGACCGGCCTGGAGCTGCAGGACGGCTCGCAGCTGCTCGCCGGGCACTTCTCCCGGACGATGGAGTTCACACCCCAAGAGTCGGGTGACACGATCTACCTCGAGAATGACCTCATCGAAGCCTTCGTCGGCACTGACTGGACCACCTGGCCTACGCGGATGACCACGGTCCACTCTGTGCTCCTGCACGTGCCCGCAGACTTCGATCCCGAAGAGGACACCGATGAGCAGGGCATCACCCTGCTCGGCATCTCGCAGGTCGAGGAGTCCGCCTACATCGATGTGCCCGAATGGGCCGACGACTACGACGGCGCTCTCCCGCCCGAGGGCGAGGACGAAGAGGCTGACGCGGACGCCTCCGAGGACGACGACGAGCCGGCTGACGAGGACGACGACGAGTCCGCGGATGACGAAGACTCGGAGGACGATGAGGACTCTGAGAGCGACAACGGCGATAATGGTGACGACGAGGACGAAGACACCGACGACGAGGACTGATCGAATGACGAACCAGCCCGCCGGCCCAGCCGGAGCCAGTGTGAACGCCAGGGGAGCGGTGGATCTCTCCGCCCTCTCCGGGCAGCAGGCCCCCGCACAGCAGCAGCCCGCAGCTCAGCGGTCCGCAGACGGCGGCCCCGGCCGCGACTCATGGGCCATCGCGGTGCAGCCTCAGGAGCTTCAGCAGGTGCTGCAGCTCTCCTCACAGGCCCCGGTGCTGGTCCTCATCCATGGTGAGGACCCCACCTCTCAGCAGTTCCGCGACGCGCTGACCCGGGCGGTCGACTCCAAGGCGGGCCGGGCCGTGCTCGCGACCATCGACGCCGCCGCCAACCCGCAGCTTGCCCAGCAGGCTGGCCAGCTGCCAGTGGTGACTGCGTTCCTGGGCGGGCAGCCGATGGGCGAATTCGACTCCAGCGCTCCAGCGGAGCAGCTGCCGCAGGTGGTGGACCAGATCCTGCAGATGGCCACCCAGAACGGCATCACGGGAACGGTTCCCGCCCAGTCGCGCCAGAGCGACGGCGAGGAGGGGCAGGAGCAGGAGCTCCCCCCGCTGCACCAGAAGGCCCACGAAGCTCTGGAGCAGGGCGACCTCGACGGCGCCGTCTCCGCTTACGAGCAGGCGCTGAAGGATAGCCCCGGCGACGAGGACGCCAAACTCGGCATTGCGCAGGTGAAGCTCATGCAGCGCACCCAGGACGCAGACCTCGCGGCCGTCCGCCAGCAGGCCGCAGACCAGCCCGACAGCGCCGAGGCCCAGACCGCGGTGGCTGACATGGACGTGCTCGGCGGTCACGTGGAGGACGCCTTCGCCCGCCTCATCCGCTTCATCCAGACCCACCCGGGGGAGGAGCGGGAGACCGCACGAAAGCACCTGGTGGAGCTCTACAGCATCGTCGGCGACGATGACCCGCGCGTCGCCAAGTCGCGCCGCGACCTGGCGCGCGCGCTGTTCTAGGCCCTTATGCCGCCGCGCAGCGCTGCCAGGGGCAGCTCCTCGAAGTCCAGCGGAGTCAGTTTCCGGTCAGCGGAGCCGGCTCCGCTGGTGCTGCTCCGAGGCTCCGAGGATTACCTCGCCGCCCGTGCCCTGGACCGCATCAAGCAGGGCCTGCGTGAGCAGCATGCCGAACTCGAGTACACGCGCCTGGACGTATCCGACGCTGCTGCGGGCGAGCTCCCCGCCCTGGCTTCGCCCTCCCTCTTCGGCGAGCCCCGGCTGATCCTGGCCGAGGACCTTGCCCGGACCAGCGACGCCTTCCTCACTGATGCACTGTCCTACCTGGAGCAGCCCGCCGATGAGGAGGTCACCCTGGTGCTGCGGCACACTGGGGGCAACCGGGGCAAGAAGCTTCTCGATGCACTGGCCCAGCGCGCCGTCGTCGTGGACTGTGCTCCCGTGAAGTCGGACAGCGACAAGCTGGACTTTCTGCGCCAGGAGTTCCGGGCCGCGCGCCGCACCATCCACCCCGATGCCGCCCGCGCCCTGGTCGCCGCCGCCGGCGGAACGCTGTCCGACCTCGGCTCAGCCTCACAGCAGCTGCTGCGCGACGTCTCCGGGGACATCACCGCCGAGCACGTGGACAAGTACTTCGGCGGCCGCGTGGAGGCCAGCGCCTTCAAAGTTGCCGACGCCGCGTTCGAGGGCCGGGGCGAGGCAGCGGTCCGGCTCTACCGGCACGCTGTCGCCACCGGCGTCTCGCCCATCGCTGTCACTGCCGCCCTCGCGCGCAAGGGCCGGCAGGTCGCGGCTCTGGTGGACCACCGAGGGCGGCCGGACCAGCTCGCCTCGGCCCTCGGGGCGGCACCTTGGCAGCTGAAGCAGTCCGCAGAGGTCGCCCGCGGGTGGACCCCGCGGGCCGCGGCTCAGGCCGTGGAGGCCGTTGCGGCCGCCGATGCCGAGGCCAAAGGTGCTGCCCGGACCCCCGAGTACTCCGTGGAGCGAGCCGTTGCGGCCATCGCGGCCGCGGCCGGACGCTGAGAAGCCGGGCCGGCTCTGCTACGATTGATCACTAGTGTCCAAAGACCTGAAAAGGTCGAAGAGCATTCCCGGCGACGGCATCAGCGCCTGCGGCTCAGGGCCCCTCTACCCGACGGGCTGCAGGTCTTATCGCCATGGTTCCCCACACCACTGAAGTCTTCCGCCGTCGTGCCCCAGGGATGTGCAGCCCATCAACGACGCACACAGAACAGGAAGAACGACGATGGCAAACATCAAGTCTCAGAAGAAGCGCATTCTCACCAATGAGAAGGCCCGCCAGCGCAACCAGGGCGTGAAGTCGGAGCTGAAGACCGCCGTGAAGAAGGTCCGCAACGCTGTCGCCGCCGGCGACAAGGACGCCGCAGCGGCCGCTCACAGCCAAGCCGCCCGCAAGCTGGACAAAGCCGTCTCCAAGGGCGTCATCCACAAGAACCAGGCCGCCAACCGCAAGTCCGGCCTGGCTGCTCAGGTGAACTCCCTCTGATCGCCGCCTGATCGTCGCCGGAAGGCTCCGCTCCGCACTGGAGCGGAGCCTTCCGCGTACTATGGAGCCCTAAGCCCGCCCGCCGTCGAGCAAAGGATGTCCCACCCCGTGTCACCCAAGGCCAGCTCCCCACTGGCGCCTGCCAAGACCGATCCGGCGGCGATCCGCAACTTCTGCATCATCGCCCACATCGACCACGGCAAGTCCACCCTGGCCGATCGCATGCTCCAGCTCACCGGGGTGGTCGAGCCTCGCCAGATGAAGGCCCAGTACCTCGACCGGATGGACATCGAGCGTGACCGCGGCATCACCATCAAGTCCCAGGCCGTCCGGATGCCCTGGGAGCACGACGGAGGCACCTACGCCTTCCACATGATCGACACCCCCGGCCACGTCGACTTCTCCTACGAGGTCTCCCGCTCCCTGGCCGCCTGCGAGGGAGCGATCCTGCTGGTGGACGCCGCCCAGGGCATCGAGGCCCAGACCCTGGCGAACCTCTACCTGGCCATGGAGCACGAGCTCGCCATCATCCCCGTGCTCAACAAGATCGACCTGCCGGCCGCCATGCCGGACAAGTACGCTGAGGAGCTCGCGCACCTGATCGGCTGCGAGCCCGATGAGGTGCTGCGGGTCTCCGGCAAGACCGGTGAGGGGGTTGAGGACCTGCTGGACAAGCTCGTCGAGGAAGTTCCGGCCCCCGTGGGCGACGCCGATGCTCCGGCTCGCGCGATGATCTTCGACTCCGTCTATGACACCTACCGCGGAGTGGTGACCTTTGTGCGGGTGGTGGACGGAAGGCTCTCCCACCGCGAGAAGATCAAGATGATGTCGACGGGCGCCACGCATGAGCTGCTGGAGCTCGGCGTCTCACAGCCCGAGCCTGAAGCCGCCGCCGGCCTCAGCGTCGGGGAGGTGGGCTATCTCATCACCGGAGTGAAAGACGTCCGCCAGTCCAAAGTCGGCGACACCGTCACGGCTGCCAAGGCTCCCGCCGCAGACATCATCGGCGGCTATCAGGAGCCCCGGCCCATGGTCTACTCCGGGCTGTTCCCCATCGACGGCTCAGACTTCCCGGTGCTGCGTGAGGCCCTGGAGAAGCTGCAGCTCAACGATGCCGCGCTGAACTTCGAGCCCGAGGTCTCCGCGGCGCTGGGCTTCGGCTTCCGCGTGGGCTTCCTGGGCCTGCTGCACCTGGAGATCACCCGGCAGCGCCTCGAGGCTGAGTACAATCTCGACCTCATCTCCACCGCCCCCAACGTCATCTACGAGGTGCTCGACGAAGGGGGTGAGCGCCACCACGTCACCAACCCCTCCGAATTCCCCGAGGGCAAGGTGGATGAGATCCGTGAGCCCATCGTCGACGCCACGGTCATTGTGCCCGCCGAGTTCATCGGCCCCGTCATGGAGCTGTGCCAGGAGCGGCGCGGCCAGATGCAGGGCATGGACTATCTCTCCGAGGACCGGGTGGAGATCCGCTACCGCATGCCCCTTGCAGAGATCGTCTTCGACTTCTTCGACCTGCTGAAGTCTCGGACCAAGGGCTACGCATCGCTGAACTGGCAGGCAGCGGGCGACCAGGCCTCGGACCTGGTCAAGGTGGACATTCTGCTCCAGGGCGACCAGGTGGACGCCTTCTCCGCCATCACTCACCGGGACCATGCCTACAGCTACGGCGTGAAGATGGCCTCCAAGCTGAAGGACCTGATTCCGCGCCAGCAGTTCGAGGTGCCCATCCAGGCGGCCATAGGCAGCCGGATCATTGCTCGTGAGAACATCCGTGCCATCCGCAAGGACGTGCTCTCCAAATGCTACGGCGGCGACATCAGCCGTAAGCGCAAACTGCTGGAGAAGCAGAAGGAGGGTAAGAAGCGCATGAAGATGGTCGGCACCGTGGAGGTCCCGCAGGAGGCGTTCATCGCCGCGCTGAGCTCCGACGAGGATGCCGGCAAGGAGAAGGCGGGCAAGAAGTAGTTGGCTCCCTCCGCCCTGCCTCTGGGCGACCCGGCTCCGGCTGACGGGAGCTTTCCCCCGGAGGTCCTGCAGGCGCTGCCGGCGCGGGCCGGCAAGCCCCTTGGTCTCTATGTCCACATTCCGTTCTGCTCCGTGCGGTGCGGGTACTGCGACTTCAACACCTACACCGCTGAGGATCTCGGCCCCGGGGCCTCTCGGCAGTCCTACCCGGACACCCTCATCTCGGAGCTGGAATTCGCCCGCCGGGTGCTCGATGAGGCCGGCGCCCCGGCTCGTGCCCTCTCGACGGTCTTCTTCGGGGGAGGAACGCCGACCCTTCTGCCGGCTGAGGATCTGGCACGGATTCTGGCCGCGGTGCGTGAGCTGTTCGGCTGTGTCCCCGGTGCTGAGATCACCACCGAGGCGAATCCGGACACGGTGACGCCCGAGTCAGCGCGCGTGCTGGCCGAGGCAGGGTTCACCCGCATCAGCCTCGGCATGCAGTCGGCTGTGCCTGATGTGCTGGCCGTCCTGGACCGGACGCACGACCCTCGGAATGTCCCGGCAGCGGTGGAGGCGGCCCGCTCCGCCGGCCTGCAGGTGAGCCTGGATCTCATCTACGGGACCCCGGGAGAGTCCCTGG
The sequence above is drawn from the Nesterenkonia populi genome and encodes:
- the lepA gene encoding translation elongation factor 4 is translated as MSPKASSPLAPAKTDPAAIRNFCIIAHIDHGKSTLADRMLQLTGVVEPRQMKAQYLDRMDIERDRGITIKSQAVRMPWEHDGGTYAFHMIDTPGHVDFSYEVSRSLAACEGAILLVDAAQGIEAQTLANLYLAMEHELAIIPVLNKIDLPAAMPDKYAEELAHLIGCEPDEVLRVSGKTGEGVEDLLDKLVEEVPAPVGDADAPARAMIFDSVYDTYRGVVTFVRVVDGRLSHREKIKMMSTGATHELLELGVSQPEPEAAAGLSVGEVGYLITGVKDVRQSKVGDTVTAAKAPAADIIGGYQEPRPMVYSGLFPIDGSDFPVLREALEKLQLNDAALNFEPEVSAALGFGFRVGFLGLLHLEITRQRLEAEYNLDLISTAPNVIYEVLDEGGERHHVTNPSEFPEGKVDEIREPIVDATVIVPAEFIGPVMELCQERRGQMQGMDYLSEDRVEIRYRMPLAEIVFDFFDLLKSRTKGYASLNWQAAGDQASDLVKVDILLQGDQVDAFSAITHRDHAYSYGVKMASKLKDLIPRQQFEVPIQAAIGSRIIARENIRAIRKDVLSKCYGGDISRKRKLLEKQKEGKKRMKMVGTVEVPQEAFIAALSSDEDAGKEKAGKK
- the holA gene encoding DNA polymerase III subunit delta, translated to MPPRSAARGSSSKSSGVSFRSAEPAPLVLLRGSEDYLAARALDRIKQGLREQHAELEYTRLDVSDAAAGELPALASPSLFGEPRLILAEDLARTSDAFLTDALSYLEQPADEEVTLVLRHTGGNRGKKLLDALAQRAVVVDCAPVKSDSDKLDFLRQEFRAARRTIHPDAARALVAAAGGTLSDLGSASQQLLRDVSGDITAEHVDKYFGGRVEASAFKVADAAFEGRGEAAVRLYRHAVATGVSPIAVTAALARKGRQVAALVDHRGRPDQLASALGAAPWQLKQSAEVARGWTPRAAAQAVEAVAAADAEAKGAARTPEYSVERAVAAIAAAAGR
- the atpD gene encoding F0F1 ATP synthase subunit beta, with protein sequence MTATTAEQRPAGAPAPGATGRVSRVIGPVVDIEFPANAVPGMYSALTAELTIGGETRKITFETAAHLGDNIVRAIALQATDGLVRGVPVQDTGSPITVPVGDVVKGHIFNVLGDTLDVDIDELDVQDRWGIHRKAPNFAQLEGSTEMLETGIKVIDLLTPYIKGGKIGLFGGAGVGKTVLIQEMITRVARNFGGTSVFAGVGERTREGNDLWVEMEEAGVLKDTALVFGQMDEPPGTRLRVALSALTMAEYFRDEQEQDVLLFIDNIFRFSQAGSEVSTLLGRMPSAVGYQPNLADEMGVLQERITSTRGRSITSMQAVYVPADDYTDPAPANVFAHLDATTELNRAIASRGLYPAVDPLTSTSRILDPQYIGQEHYDCATRVKQILQKNKELQDIIAILGVDELSEEDKILVSRARRIEQFLSQNTYTAVQFTGVEGSTVPIKDTIEGFNAIADGDLDHIPEQAFYNIGGLDDVERKYAEMQKES
- the rpsT gene encoding 30S ribosomal protein S20, translating into MANIKSQKKRILTNEKARQRNQGVKSELKTAVKKVRNAVAAGDKDAAAAAHSQAARKLDKAVSKGVIHKNQAANRKSGLAAQVNSL
- the nucS gene encoding endonuclease NucS; translated protein: MRLVIATCSVTYAGRLNAHLPLATRLLMIKADGAVLVHSDGGSYKPLNWMSPPAALRISEPAGDEADAGIAEVWTVSAEKSDDTLSILIQEIHHDSSHELGTDPGLVKDGVEADLQRLLAAQMTRLGNGYSLIRREHVTPIGPVDILAKGPDGTVAVELKRRGDIDGVEQLTRYLDLLNRDPLLAPVTGVLAAQQIKPQARTLAEDRGIRCVVLDYEDMKGEQAGEPRLF
- a CDS encoding F0F1 ATP synthase subunit epsilon, producing MAELDVQIVASDHAVWQGKANEITARTVEGAVGILPGHTPMLALLGEGEVVIKSVESGTVKAHASGGFFSVDDDDKVTIVADDADLTTEA
- a CDS encoding tetratricopeptide repeat protein; the protein is MTNQPAGPAGASVNARGAVDLSALSGQQAPAQQQPAAQRSADGGPGRDSWAIAVQPQELQQVLQLSSQAPVLVLIHGEDPTSQQFRDALTRAVDSKAGRAVLATIDAAANPQLAQQAGQLPVVTAFLGGQPMGEFDSSAPAEQLPQVVDQILQMATQNGITGTVPAQSRQSDGEEGQEQELPPLHQKAHEALEQGDLDGAVSAYEQALKDSPGDEDAKLGIAQVKLMQRTQDADLAAVRQQAADQPDSAEAQTAVADMDVLGGHVEDAFARLIRFIQTHPGEERETARKHLVELYSIVGDDDPRVAKSRRDLARALF